One part of the Nematostella vectensis chromosome 8, jaNemVect1.1, whole genome shotgun sequence genome encodes these proteins:
- the LOC116611686 gene encoding uncharacterized protein LOC116611686 isoform X4: MVQENGTASSTCGDLLVSGYSTSAQQDDIHNEFPQNPATNDEEGMQHRNTKPAHSSRKQNEQLQIAGPLMTNKTGSEGGATTSGGGVTESRGGAKENGDSATGNGDGVTRSGGGATRNGDGFTGSGGGATAMRGDVTGSERNVRKIEGGGTGSEDVTGSEEDIAESGGSVIGNKHDVTGSGDLGGVGGATGSIGNKEGIGGVATGNGVGVTGSGGVATESVGGAIGNGDGATGSREDVTRSERDVTKIEGGGTGTEDVTGSERDVIGSEGDIAGSEDGATGNEECSTGSESETTESGDNTRGVPRSGSEAITKKHDSGFGSSFGARSHLLPSGLNSNDPGARPKRKGNEMKGNDETKSTYLSLPDLVDTAPHQPDPLLSEIYPQPILPLVETAGSSRRKIRSGDDIQTLWAESPSHTFDKDLSHLLDTEYHYGIESGLQLAKLLGIDGEQREKFTRASISSRSEKLFEILATIQPDLKVKDLSKALEDIKNIAAFNVLEHAKSAKPKDGGSHITDETEMADLLDSHGKVIGQLSLELDKGPQNWKDLSSQLGVPRSYTKQLSRPDGYKSPTREMIEHFIPVRKPSLTVKSLVKLFNEKNAPTALVDKLKNLKQDLPIKHLPNKEVMDDLEDYLDAGEWRTVAENLGLCDDDISCIKPIPSREIGVTEAMFVWLRSAKPKTFTVAQLVIQLAKMKRRDCLDLIASQMEELTTGQAVADKFLATLERGIKTSMCVLKADGAANMPRAGCKL, from the exons ATGGTGCAAGAAAATGGTACAGCAAGCTCAACATGTGGTGACCTATTGGTCAGTGGATACTCCACATCAGCTCAACAAGATGACATTCATAATGAATTTCCCCAAAATCCAGCAACTAATGATGAAGAAGGCATGCAACATAGAAATACAAAGCCAGCTCACAGCTCCAGAAAGCAAAATGAGCAACTGCAAATTGCAGGGCCACTTATGACCAACAAAACAGGAAGTGAAGGTGGTGCAACAAcaagtggtggtggtgttacaGAAAGTAGAGGTGGTGCTAAAGAAAATGGAGATAGTGCTACAGGAAATGGAGATGGTGTTACAAGAAGTGGAGGTGGTGCTACAAGAAATGGGGATGGTTTTACAGGAAGTGGGGGTGGTGCAACTGCAATGCGAGGGGATGTAACAGGAAGTGAAAGAAATGTAAGGAAAATTGAAGGTGGTGGAACAGGAAGTGAGGATGTAACAGGAAGTGAGGAGGATATAGCAGAAAGTGGAGGTTCTGTAATAGGAAATAAACATGACGTTACAGGTAGTGGAGATTTAGGAGGTGTAGGGGGTGCAACAGGAAGTATAGGGAATAAAGAAGGAATTGGAGGTGTTGCTACAGGAAATGGAGTTGGTGTTACAGGAAGTGGAGGTGTTGCAACAGAAAGTGTAGGTGGTGCTATAGGAAATGGAGATGGTGCAACAGGAAGTCGAGAGGATGTAACAAGAAGTGAGAGGGATGTAACAAAAATTGAAGGTGGTGGAACAGGAACTGAGGATGTAACAGGAAGTGAAAGGGATGTTATAGGAAGTGAGGGGGATATTGCAGGTAGTGAAGATGGTGCAACAGGAAATGAGGAATGTAGTACAGGAAGTGAGTCTGAGACAACAGAAAGTGGAGATAATACCAGGGGTGTCCCAAGAAGTGGAAGTgaagcaataactaagaaacATGACTCTGGGTTTGGCAGCTCATTTGGAGCTAGGTCCCATCTTTTACCATCTGGTCTAAACAGCAATGACCCGGGAGCCAGGCCAAAACGGAAAGGAAATGAAATGAAAGGAAATGATGAGACAAAGAGTACATATTTATCCTTGCCAGACCTGGTAGATACAGCCCCTCATCAACCAGACCCACTCCTGTCTGAAATCTACCCACAACCAATCTTGCCCCTGGTCGAAACAGCTGGATCTTCAAGAAGAAAGATAAGAAGCG GAGACGACATTCAAACCCTGTGGGCAGAATCACCATCACATACTTTTGACAAAGATCTGTCTCACTTGCTGGATACCGAATACCACTATGGCATTGAAAGTGGCCTTCAGCTAGCCAAACTCTTGGGAATAGACGGAGAGCAGCGTGAGAAGTTCACACGAGCATCAATAAGCAGTCGCTCGGAGAAGCTATTTGAGATATTGGCCACAATCCAGCCAGATCTGAAGGTCAAAGATCTATCAAAAGCCCTCGAAGATATTAAAAACATTGCTGCATTTAATGTACTTGAACATGCAAAATCAG CTAAGCCTAAAGATGGTGGAAGCCACATTACAGACGAGACAGAGATGGCGGATCTACTAGACTCTCATGGCAAAGTGATCGGTCAGTTGAGTCTGGAACTTGACAAAGGTCCCCAAAACTGGAAGGATCTCTCTTCTCAGCTTGGAGTTCCTAGATCCTACACAAAGCAACTATCTCGCCCAGATGGTTATAAAAGTCCAACCAGAGAAATGATAGAACATTTCATTCCAGTGCGTAAGCCTTCACTGACTGTTAAATCGCTTGTTAAACTATTTAACGAAAAGAATGCACCGACAGCCCTCGTAGACAAGCTGAAAAATCTAAAGC AAGATCTACCGATAAAGCACCTGCCAAATAAGGAAGTGATGGATGATCTGGAGGATTATCTGGACGCAGGAGAATGGAGAACAGTTGCCGAAAATCTTGGACTGTGCGACGATGACATCTCTTGCATCAAGCCAATCCCATCCCGTGAGATAGGAGTGACGGAGGCAATGTTTGTTTGGCTGAGATCAGCCAAGCCAAAAACCTTCACGGTGGCCCAGTTAGTTATTCAGCTGGCGAAAATGAAGCGAAGAGATTGTCTTGATCTCATTGCCTCTCAGATGGAAG
- the LOC116611686 gene encoding uncharacterized protein LOC116611686 isoform X1, whose protein sequence is MALDLSAFCRFREAGSLYSLGSGWIIKSKALSQKFGNSTVFYLVTTSDVLTPRLVLNALKKTSETSVYTILVDISSTEAKHGVKTTKDLREIIDFVPSVEAGENLLQDYVREISGLLLISLEKYQRHGYFSKSCILCDRPVNFSSALEVKNDFSSDGSSLCCYVLQEAKPAKTSSSSDIDKASEDEGYVPFANKRLSLLLEQNKESAAFLPCVVVDGDQTYTSEKDVPVNINLLGAIVTDKKGKLVGSLCCHQKELQFQPSVIIKKKYFSASMVQENGTASSTCGDLLVSGYSTSAQQDDIHNEFPQNPATNDEEGMQHRNTKPAHSSRKQNEQLQIAGPLMTNKTGSEGGATTSGGGVTESRGGAKENGDSATGNGDGVTRSGGGATRNGDGFTGSGGGATAMRGDVTGSERNVRKIEGGGTGSEDVTGSEEDIAESGGSVIGNKHDVTGSGDLGGVGGATGSIGNKEGIGGVATGNGVGVTGSGGVATESVGGAIGNGDGATGSREDVTRSERDVTKIEGGGTGTEDVTGSERDVIGSEGDIAGSEDGATGNEECSTGSESETTESGDNTRGVPRSGSEAITKKHDSGFGSSFGARSHLLPSGLNSNDPGARPKRKGNEMKGNDETKSTYLSLPDLVDTAPHQPDPLLSEIYPQPILPLVETAGSSRRKIRSGDDIQTLWAESPSHTFDKDLSHLLDTEYHYGIESGLQLAKLLGIDGEQREKFTRASISSRSEKLFEILATIQPDLKVKDLSKALEDIKNIAAFNVLEHAKSAKPKDGGSHITDETEMADLLDSHGKVIGQLSLELDKGPQNWKDLSSQLGVPRSYTKQLSRPDGYKSPTREMIEHFIPVRKPSLTVKSLVKLFNEKNAPTALVDKLKNLKQDLPIKHLPNKEVMDDLEDYLDAGEWRTVAENLGLCDDDISCIKPIPSREIGVTEAMFVWLRSAKPKTFTVAQLVIQLAKMKRRDCLDLIASQMEELTTGQAVADKFLATLERGIKTSMCVLKADGAANMPRAGCKL, encoded by the exons ATGGCATTAGATCTGAGTGCTTTCTGCAGATTCCGAGAAGCGGGAAGTCTTTATTCCCTCGGGAGCGGATGGATCATAAAGTCAAAAGCACTTTCACAGAAATTTGGTAACAGTACCGTGTTTTATCTCGTGACCACAAGCGATGTTTTAACACCGCGTCTAGTCCTTAACGCTCTAAAGAAAACCTCAGAAACCTCCGTTTATACCATATTGGTTGATATTAGCTCAACCGAGGCTAAACATGGAGTCAAGACCACCAAGGACTTGCGTGAAATAATTGATTTTGTGCCATCAGTTGAAGCCGGCGAAAATTTGTTGCAGGACTATGTGCGAGAAATTTCAGGATTGTTGCTTATAAGTTTGGAAAAGTACCAGCGGCATGGTTACTTTAGCAAGTCATGCATACTGTGCGATAGGCCGGTGAATTTCTCGAGTGCTTTAGAGGTGAAGAATGATTTCAGCTCCGATGGCTcttcgttatgttgttatgtacTTCAAGAAGCGAAACCCGCCAagacatcatcatcttcagaCATCGATAAGGCGAGTGAAGACGAAGGCTACGTTCCTTTTGCAAACAAAAG GCTATCACTTCTGCtagaacaaaataaagaaagtgCTGCCTTCCTGCCCTGTGTAGTTGTTGATGGTGATCAAACATACACTTCTGAAAAAGATGTACCTGTCAATATCAATCTGCTTGGTGCCATTGTAACTGACAAGAAAGGCAAACTGGTTGGATCTCTGTGTTGTCATCAAAAAGAGCTACAGTTTCAGCCATCTG tCATCATAAAGAAAAAGTATTTCTCTGCCTCAATGGTGCAAGAAAATGGTACAGCAAGCTCAACATGTGGTGACCTATTGGTCAGTGGATACTCCACATCAGCTCAACAAGATGACATTCATAATGAATTTCCCCAAAATCCAGCAACTAATGATGAAGAAGGCATGCAACATAGAAATACAAAGCCAGCTCACAGCTCCAGAAAGCAAAATGAGCAACTGCAAATTGCAGGGCCACTTATGACCAACAAAACAGGAAGTGAAGGTGGTGCAACAAcaagtggtggtggtgttacaGAAAGTAGAGGTGGTGCTAAAGAAAATGGAGATAGTGCTACAGGAAATGGAGATGGTGTTACAAGAAGTGGAGGTGGTGCTACAAGAAATGGGGATGGTTTTACAGGAAGTGGGGGTGGTGCAACTGCAATGCGAGGGGATGTAACAGGAAGTGAAAGAAATGTAAGGAAAATTGAAGGTGGTGGAACAGGAAGTGAGGATGTAACAGGAAGTGAGGAGGATATAGCAGAAAGTGGAGGTTCTGTAATAGGAAATAAACATGACGTTACAGGTAGTGGAGATTTAGGAGGTGTAGGGGGTGCAACAGGAAGTATAGGGAATAAAGAAGGAATTGGAGGTGTTGCTACAGGAAATGGAGTTGGTGTTACAGGAAGTGGAGGTGTTGCAACAGAAAGTGTAGGTGGTGCTATAGGAAATGGAGATGGTGCAACAGGAAGTCGAGAGGATGTAACAAGAAGTGAGAGGGATGTAACAAAAATTGAAGGTGGTGGAACAGGAACTGAGGATGTAACAGGAAGTGAAAGGGATGTTATAGGAAGTGAGGGGGATATTGCAGGTAGTGAAGATGGTGCAACAGGAAATGAGGAATGTAGTACAGGAAGTGAGTCTGAGACAACAGAAAGTGGAGATAATACCAGGGGTGTCCCAAGAAGTGGAAGTgaagcaataactaagaaacATGACTCTGGGTTTGGCAGCTCATTTGGAGCTAGGTCCCATCTTTTACCATCTGGTCTAAACAGCAATGACCCGGGAGCCAGGCCAAAACGGAAAGGAAATGAAATGAAAGGAAATGATGAGACAAAGAGTACATATTTATCCTTGCCAGACCTGGTAGATACAGCCCCTCATCAACCAGACCCACTCCTGTCTGAAATCTACCCACAACCAATCTTGCCCCTGGTCGAAACAGCTGGATCTTCAAGAAGAAAGATAAGAAGCG GAGACGACATTCAAACCCTGTGGGCAGAATCACCATCACATACTTTTGACAAAGATCTGTCTCACTTGCTGGATACCGAATACCACTATGGCATTGAAAGTGGCCTTCAGCTAGCCAAACTCTTGGGAATAGACGGAGAGCAGCGTGAGAAGTTCACACGAGCATCAATAAGCAGTCGCTCGGAGAAGCTATTTGAGATATTGGCCACAATCCAGCCAGATCTGAAGGTCAAAGATCTATCAAAAGCCCTCGAAGATATTAAAAACATTGCTGCATTTAATGTACTTGAACATGCAAAATCAG CTAAGCCTAAAGATGGTGGAAGCCACATTACAGACGAGACAGAGATGGCGGATCTACTAGACTCTCATGGCAAAGTGATCGGTCAGTTGAGTCTGGAACTTGACAAAGGTCCCCAAAACTGGAAGGATCTCTCTTCTCAGCTTGGAGTTCCTAGATCCTACACAAAGCAACTATCTCGCCCAGATGGTTATAAAAGTCCAACCAGAGAAATGATAGAACATTTCATTCCAGTGCGTAAGCCTTCACTGACTGTTAAATCGCTTGTTAAACTATTTAACGAAAAGAATGCACCGACAGCCCTCGTAGACAAGCTGAAAAATCTAAAGC AAGATCTACCGATAAAGCACCTGCCAAATAAGGAAGTGATGGATGATCTGGAGGATTATCTGGACGCAGGAGAATGGAGAACAGTTGCCGAAAATCTTGGACTGTGCGACGATGACATCTCTTGCATCAAGCCAATCCCATCCCGTGAGATAGGAGTGACGGAGGCAATGTTTGTTTGGCTGAGATCAGCCAAGCCAAAAACCTTCACGGTGGCCCAGTTAGTTATTCAGCTGGCGAAAATGAAGCGAAGAGATTGTCTTGATCTCATTGCCTCTCAGATGGAAG
- the LOC116611686 gene encoding uncharacterized protein LOC116611686 isoform X2 produces the protein MALDLSAFCRFREAGSLYSLGSGWIIKSKALSQKFGNSTVFYLVTTSDVLTPRLVLNALKKTSETSVYTILVDISSTEAKHGVKTTKDLREIIDFVPSVEAGENLLQDYVREISGLLLISLEKYQRHGYFSKSCILCDRPVNFSSALEVKNDFSSDGSSLCCYVLQEAKPAKTSSSSDIDKASEDEGYVPFANKRLSLLLEQNKESAAFLPCVVVDGDQTYTSEKDVPVNINLLGAIVTDKKGKLVGSLCCHQKELQFQPSVIIKKKYFSASMVQENGTASSTCGDLLVSGYSTSAQQDDIHNEFPQNPATNDEEGMQHRNTKPAHSSRKQNEQLQIAGPLMTNKTGSEGGATTSGGGVTESRGGAKENGDSATGNGDGVTRSGGGATRNGDGFTGSGGGATAMRGDVTGSERNVRKIEGGGTGSEDVTGSEEDIAESGGSVIGNKHDVTGSGDLGGVGGATGSIGNKEGIGGVATGNGVGVTGSGGVATESVGGAIGNGDGATGSREDVTRSERDVTKIEGGGTGTEDVTGSERDVIGSEGDIAGSEDGATGNEECSTGSESETTESGDNTRGVPRSGSEAITKKHDSGFGSSFGARSHLLPSGLNSNDPGARPKRKGNEMKGNDETKSTYLSLPDLVDTAPHQPDPLLSEIYPQPILPLVETAGSSRRKIRSGDDIQTLWAESPSHTFDKDLSHLLDTEYHYGIESGLQLAKLLGIDGEQREKFTRASISSRSEKLFEILATIQPDLKVKDLSKALEDIKNIAAFNVLEHAKSAKPKDGGSHITDETEMADLLDSHGKVIGQLSLELDKGPQNWKDLSSQLGVPRSYTKQLSRPDGYKSPTREMIEHFIPVRKPSLTVKSLVKLFNEKNAPTALVDKLKNLKQDLPIKHLPNKEVMDDLEDYLDAGEWRTVAENLGLCDDDISCIKPIPSREIGVTEAMFVWLRSAKPKTFTVAQLVIQLAKMKRRDCLDLIASQMEDGEVKNILKKAGLEVEGLE, from the exons ATGGCATTAGATCTGAGTGCTTTCTGCAGATTCCGAGAAGCGGGAAGTCTTTATTCCCTCGGGAGCGGATGGATCATAAAGTCAAAAGCACTTTCACAGAAATTTGGTAACAGTACCGTGTTTTATCTCGTGACCACAAGCGATGTTTTAACACCGCGTCTAGTCCTTAACGCTCTAAAGAAAACCTCAGAAACCTCCGTTTATACCATATTGGTTGATATTAGCTCAACCGAGGCTAAACATGGAGTCAAGACCACCAAGGACTTGCGTGAAATAATTGATTTTGTGCCATCAGTTGAAGCCGGCGAAAATTTGTTGCAGGACTATGTGCGAGAAATTTCAGGATTGTTGCTTATAAGTTTGGAAAAGTACCAGCGGCATGGTTACTTTAGCAAGTCATGCATACTGTGCGATAGGCCGGTGAATTTCTCGAGTGCTTTAGAGGTGAAGAATGATTTCAGCTCCGATGGCTcttcgttatgttgttatgtacTTCAAGAAGCGAAACCCGCCAagacatcatcatcttcagaCATCGATAAGGCGAGTGAAGACGAAGGCTACGTTCCTTTTGCAAACAAAAG GCTATCACTTCTGCtagaacaaaataaagaaagtgCTGCCTTCCTGCCCTGTGTAGTTGTTGATGGTGATCAAACATACACTTCTGAAAAAGATGTACCTGTCAATATCAATCTGCTTGGTGCCATTGTAACTGACAAGAAAGGCAAACTGGTTGGATCTCTGTGTTGTCATCAAAAAGAGCTACAGTTTCAGCCATCTG tCATCATAAAGAAAAAGTATTTCTCTGCCTCAATGGTGCAAGAAAATGGTACAGCAAGCTCAACATGTGGTGACCTATTGGTCAGTGGATACTCCACATCAGCTCAACAAGATGACATTCATAATGAATTTCCCCAAAATCCAGCAACTAATGATGAAGAAGGCATGCAACATAGAAATACAAAGCCAGCTCACAGCTCCAGAAAGCAAAATGAGCAACTGCAAATTGCAGGGCCACTTATGACCAACAAAACAGGAAGTGAAGGTGGTGCAACAAcaagtggtggtggtgttacaGAAAGTAGAGGTGGTGCTAAAGAAAATGGAGATAGTGCTACAGGAAATGGAGATGGTGTTACAAGAAGTGGAGGTGGTGCTACAAGAAATGGGGATGGTTTTACAGGAAGTGGGGGTGGTGCAACTGCAATGCGAGGGGATGTAACAGGAAGTGAAAGAAATGTAAGGAAAATTGAAGGTGGTGGAACAGGAAGTGAGGATGTAACAGGAAGTGAGGAGGATATAGCAGAAAGTGGAGGTTCTGTAATAGGAAATAAACATGACGTTACAGGTAGTGGAGATTTAGGAGGTGTAGGGGGTGCAACAGGAAGTATAGGGAATAAAGAAGGAATTGGAGGTGTTGCTACAGGAAATGGAGTTGGTGTTACAGGAAGTGGAGGTGTTGCAACAGAAAGTGTAGGTGGTGCTATAGGAAATGGAGATGGTGCAACAGGAAGTCGAGAGGATGTAACAAGAAGTGAGAGGGATGTAACAAAAATTGAAGGTGGTGGAACAGGAACTGAGGATGTAACAGGAAGTGAAAGGGATGTTATAGGAAGTGAGGGGGATATTGCAGGTAGTGAAGATGGTGCAACAGGAAATGAGGAATGTAGTACAGGAAGTGAGTCTGAGACAACAGAAAGTGGAGATAATACCAGGGGTGTCCCAAGAAGTGGAAGTgaagcaataactaagaaacATGACTCTGGGTTTGGCAGCTCATTTGGAGCTAGGTCCCATCTTTTACCATCTGGTCTAAACAGCAATGACCCGGGAGCCAGGCCAAAACGGAAAGGAAATGAAATGAAAGGAAATGATGAGACAAAGAGTACATATTTATCCTTGCCAGACCTGGTAGATACAGCCCCTCATCAACCAGACCCACTCCTGTCTGAAATCTACCCACAACCAATCTTGCCCCTGGTCGAAACAGCTGGATCTTCAAGAAGAAAGATAAGAAGCG GAGACGACATTCAAACCCTGTGGGCAGAATCACCATCACATACTTTTGACAAAGATCTGTCTCACTTGCTGGATACCGAATACCACTATGGCATTGAAAGTGGCCTTCAGCTAGCCAAACTCTTGGGAATAGACGGAGAGCAGCGTGAGAAGTTCACACGAGCATCAATAAGCAGTCGCTCGGAGAAGCTATTTGAGATATTGGCCACAATCCAGCCAGATCTGAAGGTCAAAGATCTATCAAAAGCCCTCGAAGATATTAAAAACATTGCTGCATTTAATGTACTTGAACATGCAAAATCAG CTAAGCCTAAAGATGGTGGAAGCCACATTACAGACGAGACAGAGATGGCGGATCTACTAGACTCTCATGGCAAAGTGATCGGTCAGTTGAGTCTGGAACTTGACAAAGGTCCCCAAAACTGGAAGGATCTCTCTTCTCAGCTTGGAGTTCCTAGATCCTACACAAAGCAACTATCTCGCCCAGATGGTTATAAAAGTCCAACCAGAGAAATGATAGAACATTTCATTCCAGTGCGTAAGCCTTCACTGACTGTTAAATCGCTTGTTAAACTATTTAACGAAAAGAATGCACCGACAGCCCTCGTAGACAAGCTGAAAAATCTAAAGC AAGATCTACCGATAAAGCACCTGCCAAATAAGGAAGTGATGGATGATCTGGAGGATTATCTGGACGCAGGAGAATGGAGAACAGTTGCCGAAAATCTTGGACTGTGCGACGATGACATCTCTTGCATCAAGCCAATCCCATCCCGTGAGATAGGAGTGACGGAGGCAATGTTTGTTTGGCTGAGATCAGCCAAGCCAAAAACCTTCACGGTGGCCCAGTTAGTTATTCAGCTGGCGAAAATGAAGCGAAGAGATTGTCTTGATCTCATTGCCTCTCAGATGGAAG
- the LOC116611686 gene encoding uncharacterized protein LOC116611686 isoform X3: protein MALDLSAFCRFREAGSLYSLGSGWIIKSKALSQKFGNSTVFYLVTTSDVLTPRLVLNALKKTSETSVYTILVDISSTEAKHGVKTTKDLREIIDFVPSVEAGENLLQDYVREISGLLLISLEKYQRHGYFSKSCILCDRPVNFSSALEVKNDFSSDGSSLCCYVLQEAKPAKTSSSSDIDKASEDEGYVPFANKRLSLLLEQNKESAAFLPCVVVDGDQTYTSEKDVPVNINLLGAIVTDKKGKLVGSLCCHQKELQFQPSVIIKKKYFSASMVQENGTASSTCGDLLVSGYSTSAQQDDIHNEFPQNPATNDEEGMQHRNTKPAHSSRKQNEQLQIAGPLMTNKTGSEGGATTSGGGVTESRGGAKENGDSATGNGDGVTRSGGGATRNGDGFTGSGGGATAMRGDVTGSERNVRKIEGGGTGSEDVTGSEEDIAESGGSVIGNKHDVTGSGDLGGVGGATGSIGNKEGIGGVATGNGVGVTGSGGVATESVGGAIGNGDGATGSREDVTRSERDVTKIEGGGTGTEDVTGSERDVIGSEGDIAGSEDGATGNEECSTGSESETTESGDNTRGVPRSGSEAITKKHDSGFGSSFGARSHLLPSGLNSNDPGARPKRKGNEMKGNDETKSTYLSLPDLVDTAPHQPDPLLSEIYPQPILPLVETAGSSRRKIRSGDDIQTLWAESPSHTFDKDLSHLLDTEYHYGIESGLQLAKLLGIDGEQREKFTRASISSRSEKLFEILATIQPDLKVKDLSKALEDIKNIAAFNVLEHAKSAKPKDGGSHITDETEMADLLDSHGKVIGQLSLELDKGPQNWKDLSSQLGVPRSYTKQLSRPDGYKSPTREMIEHFIPVRKPSLTVKSLVKLFNEKNAPTALVDKLKNLKQDLPIKHLPNKEVMDDLEDYLDAGEWRTVAENLGLCDDDISCIKPIPSREIGVTEAMFVWLRSAKPKTFTVAQLVIQLAKMKRRDCLDLIASQMEGKMVR, encoded by the exons ATGGCATTAGATCTGAGTGCTTTCTGCAGATTCCGAGAAGCGGGAAGTCTTTATTCCCTCGGGAGCGGATGGATCATAAAGTCAAAAGCACTTTCACAGAAATTTGGTAACAGTACCGTGTTTTATCTCGTGACCACAAGCGATGTTTTAACACCGCGTCTAGTCCTTAACGCTCTAAAGAAAACCTCAGAAACCTCCGTTTATACCATATTGGTTGATATTAGCTCAACCGAGGCTAAACATGGAGTCAAGACCACCAAGGACTTGCGTGAAATAATTGATTTTGTGCCATCAGTTGAAGCCGGCGAAAATTTGTTGCAGGACTATGTGCGAGAAATTTCAGGATTGTTGCTTATAAGTTTGGAAAAGTACCAGCGGCATGGTTACTTTAGCAAGTCATGCATACTGTGCGATAGGCCGGTGAATTTCTCGAGTGCTTTAGAGGTGAAGAATGATTTCAGCTCCGATGGCTcttcgttatgttgttatgtacTTCAAGAAGCGAAACCCGCCAagacatcatcatcttcagaCATCGATAAGGCGAGTGAAGACGAAGGCTACGTTCCTTTTGCAAACAAAAG GCTATCACTTCTGCtagaacaaaataaagaaagtgCTGCCTTCCTGCCCTGTGTAGTTGTTGATGGTGATCAAACATACACTTCTGAAAAAGATGTACCTGTCAATATCAATCTGCTTGGTGCCATTGTAACTGACAAGAAAGGCAAACTGGTTGGATCTCTGTGTTGTCATCAAAAAGAGCTACAGTTTCAGCCATCTG tCATCATAAAGAAAAAGTATTTCTCTGCCTCAATGGTGCAAGAAAATGGTACAGCAAGCTCAACATGTGGTGACCTATTGGTCAGTGGATACTCCACATCAGCTCAACAAGATGACATTCATAATGAATTTCCCCAAAATCCAGCAACTAATGATGAAGAAGGCATGCAACATAGAAATACAAAGCCAGCTCACAGCTCCAGAAAGCAAAATGAGCAACTGCAAATTGCAGGGCCACTTATGACCAACAAAACAGGAAGTGAAGGTGGTGCAACAAcaagtggtggtggtgttacaGAAAGTAGAGGTGGTGCTAAAGAAAATGGAGATAGTGCTACAGGAAATGGAGATGGTGTTACAAGAAGTGGAGGTGGTGCTACAAGAAATGGGGATGGTTTTACAGGAAGTGGGGGTGGTGCAACTGCAATGCGAGGGGATGTAACAGGAAGTGAAAGAAATGTAAGGAAAATTGAAGGTGGTGGAACAGGAAGTGAGGATGTAACAGGAAGTGAGGAGGATATAGCAGAAAGTGGAGGTTCTGTAATAGGAAATAAACATGACGTTACAGGTAGTGGAGATTTAGGAGGTGTAGGGGGTGCAACAGGAAGTATAGGGAATAAAGAAGGAATTGGAGGTGTTGCTACAGGAAATGGAGTTGGTGTTACAGGAAGTGGAGGTGTTGCAACAGAAAGTGTAGGTGGTGCTATAGGAAATGGAGATGGTGCAACAGGAAGTCGAGAGGATGTAACAAGAAGTGAGAGGGATGTAACAAAAATTGAAGGTGGTGGAACAGGAACTGAGGATGTAACAGGAAGTGAAAGGGATGTTATAGGAAGTGAGGGGGATATTGCAGGTAGTGAAGATGGTGCAACAGGAAATGAGGAATGTAGTACAGGAAGTGAGTCTGAGACAACAGAAAGTGGAGATAATACCAGGGGTGTCCCAAGAAGTGGAAGTgaagcaataactaagaaacATGACTCTGGGTTTGGCAGCTCATTTGGAGCTAGGTCCCATCTTTTACCATCTGGTCTAAACAGCAATGACCCGGGAGCCAGGCCAAAACGGAAAGGAAATGAAATGAAAGGAAATGATGAGACAAAGAGTACATATTTATCCTTGCCAGACCTGGTAGATACAGCCCCTCATCAACCAGACCCACTCCTGTCTGAAATCTACCCACAACCAATCTTGCCCCTGGTCGAAACAGCTGGATCTTCAAGAAGAAAGATAAGAAGCG GAGACGACATTCAAACCCTGTGGGCAGAATCACCATCACATACTTTTGACAAAGATCTGTCTCACTTGCTGGATACCGAATACCACTATGGCATTGAAAGTGGCCTTCAGCTAGCCAAACTCTTGGGAATAGACGGAGAGCAGCGTGAGAAGTTCACACGAGCATCAATAAGCAGTCGCTCGGAGAAGCTATTTGAGATATTGGCCACAATCCAGCCAGATCTGAAGGTCAAAGATCTATCAAAAGCCCTCGAAGATATTAAAAACATTGCTGCATTTAATGTACTTGAACATGCAAAATCAG CTAAGCCTAAAGATGGTGGAAGCCACATTACAGACGAGACAGAGATGGCGGATCTACTAGACTCTCATGGCAAAGTGATCGGTCAGTTGAGTCTGGAACTTGACAAAGGTCCCCAAAACTGGAAGGATCTCTCTTCTCAGCTTGGAGTTCCTAGATCCTACACAAAGCAACTATCTCGCCCAGATGGTTATAAAAGTCCAACCAGAGAAATGATAGAACATTTCATTCCAGTGCGTAAGCCTTCACTGACTGTTAAATCGCTTGTTAAACTATTTAACGAAAAGAATGCACCGACAGCCCTCGTAGACAAGCTGAAAAATCTAAAGC AAGATCTACCGATAAAGCACCTGCCAAATAAGGAAGTGATGGATGATCTGGAGGATTATCTGGACGCAGGAGAATGGAGAACAGTTGCCGAAAATCTTGGACTGTGCGACGATGACATCTCTTGCATCAAGCCAATCCCATCCCGTGAGATAGGAGTGACGGAGGCAATGTTTGTTTGGCTGAGATCAGCCAAGCCAAAAACCTTCACGGTGGCCCAGTTAGTTATTCAGCTGGCGAAAATGAAGCGAAGAGATTGTCTTGATCTCATTGCCTCTCAGATGGAAGGTAAA